In bacterium, a single window of DNA contains:
- a CDS encoding MoaD/ThiS family protein: protein MRITVLPRRQQVEIAGRRRAADVLRELGFLPGTAMVIRGDELVPESAMLEADDDIEVRSVISGGAP from the coding sequence TCCTTCCGCGCCGCCAGCAGGTGGAGATCGCCGGCCGCCGGCGCGCCGCCGACGTGTTGCGCGAGCTCGGCTTCCTGCCGGGCACGGCGATGGTGATCCGGGGCGATGAGCTGGTGCCCGAGAGCGCGATGCTCGAGGCCGACGACGACATCGAGGTGCGCTCGGTGATCTCCGGAGGCGCCCCATGA